In Flavobacteriaceae bacterium, the following proteins share a genomic window:
- a CDS encoding HAD family hydrolase produces MQDTLCFHCGDNCERNIVWLDEKAFCCNGCKTVYEIFSENDLTCYYDLQTSPGATPKEINGKYNFLEQENIINKLLEFDDGQTQIVTLSIPHIHCSSCIWILENLNKLNSEITSSQVNFGKKTVRVSYHTNTYSLKELVLLLSAIGYEPYISLDDYHTGKKQIDRTLIYKLGIAGFAFGNVMFLSFPEYFQVSGFWIEQYKVVFRWLMFFFSLPVVFYVAQDYFISAYKGLRSKMLNIDVPIALGISVLFIRSTIEVSLDLGTGFFDSLTGLIFFLLLGKFFQQKTYAFLSFERDYKSYFPIAVTKITPKGRETSIQVYDIKKGDRLLIRNEELIPVDGILINGSAKIDYSFVTGESETVKKQSGDKLFAGGKQTSGVIEIEAIKSVEQSYLTQLWSNAIFSTDKEERFTTLTNTISKHFTIVILAIAFLSTLFWVFYDASKAIHVFTAVLIIACPCAIALSAPFTFGNLLRIFGKLRFYVKNATVIEQLANMNTIIFDKTGTITSNKKSTATYEGDTLSVSEELLLKNTLRGSNHPLSRSLYTILEEHNIITLDHFEEHLGKGIEATHNNTQIKIGSASFVGEAQQTPVLNTTVHISTNNTYKGKYIFYNNYRKGLSKLFNTLKKNYDLVILSGDNEGEYENLKKLLPAKTKLIFNQKPDDKLEYIKYHQSEGANILMVGDGLNDAGALAQSNIGIAISENVNVFSPACDAILDASKFNQLHNYIKASKNAIKIIKWSFLLSFIYNVIGLYFAVTGQLAPVVAAILMPLSSISIVVFTTIATNILGNKLK; encoded by the coding sequence ATGCAAGATACATTATGCTTCCATTGCGGAGATAATTGTGAGAGAAACATAGTATGGTTAGACGAAAAAGCATTTTGTTGTAATGGCTGTAAAACAGTTTACGAAATTTTTTCTGAAAATGATCTTACATGTTATTACGATTTACAAACTTCTCCAGGAGCAACTCCAAAAGAAATTAATGGGAAATATAATTTTCTAGAACAGGAAAATATCATCAATAAATTATTAGAGTTTGATGATGGACAAACACAAATTGTAACGCTTTCAATTCCTCATATTCATTGTAGTTCTTGTATTTGGATTTTAGAAAATTTAAATAAACTAAACTCAGAAATCACTTCGTCTCAGGTTAATTTTGGCAAAAAAACAGTTAGAGTTTCATATCATACTAATACATATTCTTTAAAAGAATTAGTATTGCTATTAAGTGCTATTGGTTATGAACCCTACATCTCTCTCGATGATTATCATACAGGAAAAAAACAGATAGACCGTACACTTATTTACAAATTAGGTATCGCAGGATTTGCTTTTGGAAATGTAATGTTTTTATCATTCCCAGAATATTTTCAAGTTAGTGGATTTTGGATAGAGCAATACAAAGTTGTGTTTAGGTGGTTAATGTTTTTCTTTTCATTACCTGTGGTATTTTATGTTGCTCAAGACTATTTTATATCAGCGTATAAAGGATTGCGTTCTAAAATGTTAAATATAGATGTGCCTATTGCTCTTGGAATATCTGTGCTTTTTATAAGAAGCACTATAGAGGTAAGTTTGGATTTAGGAACTGGCTTTTTTGATAGCTTAACGGGTTTAATTTTTTTCTTATTACTTGGTAAATTTTTTCAACAAAAAACATATGCATTTTTATCTTTTGAAAGAGATTATAAGTCGTATTTCCCAATTGCAGTAACTAAAATAACACCCAAAGGAAGGGAAACTTCAATTCAAGTTTATGATATTAAAAAGGGAGATCGATTATTAATTAGAAATGAAGAATTGATTCCTGTTGATGGAATATTAATAAATGGAAGTGCTAAAATTGATTATAGTTTTGTTACAGGGGAATCCGAAACTGTTAAAAAACAATCTGGAGATAAGTTATTTGCTGGAGGGAAACAAACCTCTGGAGTAATAGAAATAGAAGCTATAAAATCAGTAGAACAAAGTTATCTTACTCAATTATGGAGCAATGCTATTTTTAGCACAGATAAAGAAGAAAGATTTACAACTCTTACCAATACAATTAGCAAACATTTTACGATTGTAATTCTCGCTATTGCTTTTTTATCTACTTTATTTTGGGTGTTTTATGACGCTTCAAAAGCAATACATGTATTTACTGCGGTACTTATTATCGCTTGTCCTTGTGCTATAGCTCTATCAGCACCTTTTACATTTGGTAATTTACTACGCATTTTTGGTAAACTTCGATTTTATGTTAAAAACGCTACAGTTATCGAGCAATTAGCAAATATGAACACCATTATATTTGATAAAACGGGAACTATAACATCAAATAAAAAGAGTACTGCAACTTATGAAGGGGATACACTTTCAGTATCAGAAGAACTTTTATTAAAAAATACATTAAGAGGCTCTAATCACCCTTTAAGCAGAAGTTTGTATACTATTTTAGAGGAGCACAATATTATTACGCTAGATCATTTTGAAGAACATTTAGGAAAAGGCATTGAAGCCACACATAATAATACACAAATTAAAATAGGCTCAGCAAGTTTTGTTGGAGAAGCACAACAAACACCTGTTTTAAACACTACAGTACATATTAGTACAAATAATACTTATAAAGGAAAATATATCTTTTATAATAACTATAGAAAAGGATTATCTAAACTCTTTAATACTTTAAAAAAGAATTATGATCTGGTAATACTTTCTGGAGATAACGAAGGAGAATATGAAAACTTAAAAAAATTATTACCGGCCAAAACCAAGCTTATTTTTAATCAAAAACCAGATGATAAATTAGAGTATATAAAATACCATCAATCCGAAGGAGCTAATATATTAATGGTAGGAGATGGGTTAAATGATGCAGGAGCATTAGCACAGAGTAATATTGGAATTGCTATTTCAGAGAATGTGAATGTATTTTCACCTGCTTGTGATGCCATTTTAGATGCCTCAAAATTTAATCAGTTACATAACTATATCAAAGCTTCAAAGAATGCTATTAAAATCATAAAATGGAGTTTTTTACTCTCATTTATATACAATGTTATTGGACTTTATTTTGCTGTTACAGGACAATTAGCACCTGTTGTAGCTGCTATTTTAATGCCATTAAGTTCTATTAGTATTGTTGTGTTTACAACAATTGCTACAAACATTTTAGGAAATAAATTAAAATAA
- a CDS encoding Crp/Fnr family transcriptional regulator — protein MSNCDQCIIRQFNSLKALTKDELIRISGCKTSTKVKKGELIFKEGEALNGVYCVRDGICKLAKLSANGKDQIVKLVVKGDLLGQRSIIGEERTNLSATALNDMEVCFIPKNEIIKDLHNNSAFSMDMLQHMAHDLKEADNVIVNMAQKSVKQRLAETLIYIHSNFGTNKEGMLSVVLSREDYANIVGTATESAIRILSQFKKEGIISMSGKQIKIEKLGILKSIE, from the coding sequence ATGAGCAATTGCGATCAGTGTATCATACGACAATTTAACTCTCTAAAAGCGTTAACTAAAGACGAATTAATTCGCATTTCGGGATGTAAAACTTCTACAAAAGTTAAGAAGGGTGAATTAATTTTTAAAGAAGGTGAGGCTTTAAATGGTGTTTACTGTGTTAGAGATGGAATATGTAAGTTAGCAAAATTAAGTGCTAATGGTAAAGATCAAATTGTAAAACTTGTGGTTAAAGGCGATCTATTAGGTCAACGCTCAATAATTGGAGAAGAGCGTACAAATCTTAGTGCTACAGCTTTAAACGATATGGAAGTTTGTTTTATTCCCAAAAATGAAATTATTAAAGATCTTCATAATAATTCTGCTTTTTCAATGGACATGCTACAGCATATGGCTCATGATTTAAAAGAGGCTGATAATGTTATTGTAAATATGGCGCAGAAATCTGTAAAACAACGTTTAGCAGAAACATTAATTTATATTCATAGCAATTTTGGCACCAATAAAGAAGGGATGTTAAGTGTTGTTCTCTCTAGGGAAGATTATGCCAATATTGTTGGTACTGCTACAGAATCTGCCATTAGAATACTCTCTCAATTTAAAAAAGAAGGGATTATCTCTATGTCTGGAAAGCAGATAAAAATTGAGAAACTTGGCATCTTAAAAAGTATAGAATAA
- a CDS encoding class A beta-lactamase-related serine hydrolase, translated as MITKALYFFIFILSFFSCQTDKKVKYLEKTKSSKIDSLANRYLQLNRFSGTIVVAKDESIIYNKNFGLADYENNVPFSDETAFKVGEITEIITANIVIKMANHKKLQLADKISKYLPEIKSDLTINDVLSQRIKSKTHFSNTTKESNLDYNVLGSLIEKISEKSFQENIEDYSNYLGLENTYYTKIDPSIAVGYLYHNYRGNGLELQKSPSIDLENTFNFNGLKSTGSDLIKIIKSNPIELDIDGYLENDGFSYSVINNLENKTSIVVLSNRRQPVTKEISSSINAILIDEEYRLPLSRKPFDIDKTILKDFSGTYSINENVNIEVLNSNDSLFVLMGPNKIYLVPQSSNQFYMEQMDASMRFLRDSTETTNKIVLLDGFIDSDQQAIRIKK; from the coding sequence ATGATAACAAAAGCACTATATTTTTTCATTTTTATATTGAGTTTTTTTTCTTGTCAAACAGATAAAAAAGTAAAATATCTAGAAAAAACTAAAAGCTCTAAAATTGATAGCTTAGCCAATCGATATCTGCAATTAAATAGATTTAGTGGAACAATTGTAGTTGCTAAAGATGAATCGATTATTTACAATAAAAATTTTGGTTTAGCCGATTATGAAAACAATGTCCCCTTTTCTGACGAAACTGCTTTTAAAGTTGGAGAAATAACAGAAATTATCACTGCCAACATTGTCATAAAAATGGCCAATCACAAAAAACTTCAGTTAGCTGATAAAATATCTAAATATCTACCAGAAATAAAATCTGATTTAACAATAAATGATGTATTAAGTCAAAGGATAAAATCGAAAACTCATTTTTCAAATACAACAAAGGAAAGTAATTTAGATTACAATGTTTTAGGTTCATTAATAGAAAAAATAAGTGAGAAAAGTTTTCAAGAAAACATTGAAGATTATAGCAACTACTTAGGGTTAGAGAATACTTATTACACAAAAATAGATCCATCTATTGCTGTTGGTTATCTCTACCATAATTACCGAGGTAATGGACTTGAATTACAGAAATCACCTTCTATAGATCTAGAAAACACATTTAATTTTAATGGGTTAAAATCTACTGGAAGTGATTTAATTAAAATCATAAAATCAAATCCTATAGAGCTAGACATTGATGGTTATTTAGAAAATGATGGATTTAGTTACTCAGTAATAAATAACTTGGAAAATAAGACATCAATTGTTGTTTTGAGTAACCGAAGACAGCCTGTGACAAAGGAAATATCTAGCAGTATTAATGCAATACTTATAGATGAAGAATATAGACTTCCTTTATCAAGAAAACCGTTTGATATTGATAAAACCATTTTAAAAGATTTTTCAGGCACTTACTCTATTAATGAAAATGTAAATATTGAAGTCCTTAATTCAAATGACAGTCTGTTTGTATTAATGGGGCCTAATAAAATATATTTAGTTCCACAATCATCAAATCAATTTTATATGGAGCAAATGGATGCATCTATGAGGTTTTTGAGAGATTCAACAGAAACAACTAACAAGATTGTTCTTTTAGATGGATTTATAGATAGCGATCAACAAGCGATTCGAATAAAAAAATAA
- a CDS encoding MBL fold metallo-hydrolase has protein sequence MSVTKHIFILFLSFFLLACQSNISKQNSNNTNLLQHSTVQDTLTNVLKIAYVGNMGVCIESGDKTVIIDGLHQFYNKEYVYPTNDMVNELISGSFKNFSAIEFSLFTHFHGDHFSNVYSKKFLKNNSNGVIMGSYQIKESIDQLLSETDSISHKINIVPYNKQPHTVERSDIKITAIQCDHSSPEYHGKTENIAYVVTIDGYNILHVGDTDWALTLEPFKTLDIKNTKLDIAVLPYWLLLENGAATKVNTLISPKHIIATHIPPNFSKRYQKQLHNRFSNITLLTTLGEVHYYKK, from the coding sequence ATGTCCGTTACAAAACATATCTTCATTCTATTTTTATCTTTTTTTTTGTTGGCATGCCAATCTAATATATCTAAACAGAACTCCAATAACACTAACCTTTTACAACATAGTACAGTTCAGGATACGTTAACCAATGTTCTAAAAATAGCTTATGTTGGAAATATGGGAGTATGTATTGAGTCTGGAGATAAAACGGTAATTATAGATGGATTACATCAGTTTTATAATAAGGAATATGTATATCCTACAAACGACATGGTGAATGAATTAATTAGTGGGAGCTTTAAAAATTTTTCTGCTATAGAGTTTAGTCTGTTTACACATTTTCATGGAGATCATTTTAGCAATGTATACTCAAAAAAGTTTTTGAAAAATAATAGTAATGGAGTTATAATGGGATCATATCAAATAAAAGAAAGTATTGATCAATTACTTTCAGAAACCGATAGCATTTCTCATAAGATTAATATTGTTCCTTATAATAAACAACCTCATACAGTAGAAAGATCTGATATAAAAATTACCGCTATACAATGCGATCATTCAAGTCCAGAATATCACGGTAAAACAGAAAATATTGCATATGTTGTTACTATAGATGGTTATAACATACTTCATGTCGGAGATACAGATTGGGCTTTAACTCTAGAGCCTTTTAAAACTTTAGATATTAAAAACACAAAACTTGATATTGCTGTCCTCCCTTACTGGTTACTATTAGAAAATGGAGCTGCTACCAAAGTTAATACTCTTATTTCCCCTAAACATATTATAGCTACTCATATTCCACCAAATTTTAGCAAACGTTACCAAAAACAATTACATAACAGGTTTTCTAATATAACTTTATTAACTACTTTAGGAGAAGTACATTATTATAAGAAATAA
- a CDS encoding SRPBCC domain-containing protein, whose translation MKNIEEPIIVEQIFNTSAENVWNAITVLDEMKQWFFNNIESFEPKVGFKTRFVVQVEDRIFPHLWKLTQVIPMKKISYEWRFEGYSGSGISSFELMRKENQTKLRLTFTVIEKFPNDIPEFKRESGVKGWNYFIKESLKQYLEKA comes from the coding sequence ATGAAAAATATAGAGGAACCTATTATTGTAGAACAGATTTTTAATACCTCTGCTGAAAATGTTTGGAATGCAATAACTGTACTCGACGAGATGAAACAATGGTTTTTTAATAATATTGAATCTTTTGAACCTAAAGTAGGTTTTAAAACTCGATTTGTTGTTCAGGTAGAAGATAGAATATTTCCGCATTTATGGAAATTAACACAAGTAATTCCTATGAAAAAAATATCTTATGAATGGCGATTTGAAGGATATTCAGGAAGTGGGATTTCGAGCTTTGAACTTATGAGAAAAGAAAACCAGACAAAATTAAGGTTAACTTTTACAGTTATTGAAAAATTCCCTAACGATATTCCTGAATTTAAAAGAGAAAGTGGTGTTAAAGGGTGGAATTATTTTATTAAAGAAAGTTTAAAGCAATATTTAGAAAAAGCATAG
- a CDS encoding nuclear transport factor 2 family protein yields the protein MDLKTIVNKWFHKWEEGDFTNLPISKNFKHTSPFGTISGKSEYISLVEDNKDKFLGYHFEIQDQVFGTKKACIRYRATKDDFILDVSEWHYVENNLIKEIIAHYHIGEIREERKLSNQNG from the coding sequence ATGGACTTAAAAACAATAGTAAACAAGTGGTTTCATAAATGGGAAGAAGGAGATTTTACTAACTTACCTATTTCTAAAAACTTTAAACATACAAGTCCTTTTGGTACAATAAGCGGAAAAAGCGAGTATATATCTCTTGTTGAAGATAATAAAGACAAGTTTTTAGGCTATCATTTTGAAATACAAGATCAGGTTTTTGGTACAAAAAAAGCTTGTATTAGATATAGAGCTACTAAGGATGACTTTATCTTAGATGTAAGTGAATGGCATTATGTAGAAAATAACTTGATTAAAGAAATTATAGCACATTATCATATTGGAGAGATCAGAGAAGAACGAAAACTTTCAAATCAAAATGGCTAA